The Linepithema humile isolate Giens D197 chromosome 7, Lhum_UNIL_v1.0, whole genome shotgun sequence genome has a window encoding:
- the LOC105674241 gene encoding alpha-crystallin B chain isoform X1, with amino-acid sequence MADSGIKRNIPIKLGDFSVIDTEFSNIRERFDAEMKKMEDEMSRFRSELMNRESNNFFKSTTSRHHTSSSEHRTSTTSKTEGWDKIDPAAPSKQSAFDSFKSTTTQQSTQNSSSLSPHHDHTWLEGLNSPLIQDEGDNKMLKLRFDVSQYTPEEIVVKTVDNKLLVHAKHEEKTESKSVYREYNREFLLPKGTNPESIKSSLSKDGVLTVEAPLPAIGSGEKLIPIAHQ; translated from the exons ATGGCCGACAGTGGTATCAAGCGTAACATTCCCATCAAGCTCGGTGATTTCAGCGTGATCGACACCGAATTCTCTAATATACGCGAGCGCTTCGACGCCGAGATGAAAAAGATGGAGGACGAGATGTCGCGGTTTCGCAGCGAATTGATGAACCGCGAGAGCAACAACTTCTTCAAGAGCACCACCAG TCGGCATCACACGAGCAGCAGCGAGCATCGCACATCGACGACCTCGAAGACCGAAGGTTGGGACAAGATCGACCCTGCAGCACCGTCGAAGCAATCCGCGTTCGACAGCTTCAAAAG CACCACCACGCAACAGAGCACTCAGAATAGCAGTTCCTTGAGTCCTCACCATGACCATACCTGGCTGGAAGGCCTCAACAGTCCTCTCATCCAGGACGAGGGTGACAACAAGATGTTGAAGCTGCGCTTCGACGTGTCGCAGTACACGCCCGAGGAGATCGTCGTCAAGACTGTGGACAACAAGCTACTG GTTCACGCTAAACACGAGGAGAAAACGGAAAGCAAATCAGTGTACAGGGAATACAACCGAGAATTCCTGTTGCCGAAAGGAACCAATCCTGAGAGCATCAAGTCTTCCCTGAGTAAGGACGGTGTCCTTACCGTGGAGGCGCCATTACCAGCGATCGGCTCCGGAGAGAAGCTAATCCCGATCGCACATCAGTAA
- the LOC105674241 gene encoding alpha-crystallin A chain isoform X3, with protein sequence MILDEDLYPPRHKTVLQFRRHHTSSSEHRTSTTSKTEGWDKIDPAAPSKQSAFDSFKSTTTQQSTQNSSSLSPHHDHTWLEGLNSPLIQDEGDNKMLKLRFDVSQYTPEEIVVKTVDNKLLVHAKHEEKTESKSVYREYNREFLLPKGTNPESIKSSLSKDGVLTVEAPLPAIGSGEKLIPIAHQ encoded by the exons ATGATCCTGGACGAGGATCTCTATCCACCCAGGCATAAAACAGTGCTCCAATTCCG TCGGCATCACACGAGCAGCAGCGAGCATCGCACATCGACGACCTCGAAGACCGAAGGTTGGGACAAGATCGACCCTGCAGCACCGTCGAAGCAATCCGCGTTCGACAGCTTCAAAAG CACCACCACGCAACAGAGCACTCAGAATAGCAGTTCCTTGAGTCCTCACCATGACCATACCTGGCTGGAAGGCCTCAACAGTCCTCTCATCCAGGACGAGGGTGACAACAAGATGTTGAAGCTGCGCTTCGACGTGTCGCAGTACACGCCCGAGGAGATCGTCGTCAAGACTGTGGACAACAAGCTACTG GTTCACGCTAAACACGAGGAGAAAACGGAAAGCAAATCAGTGTACAGGGAATACAACCGAGAATTCCTGTTGCCGAAAGGAACCAATCCTGAGAGCATCAAGTCTTCCCTGAGTAAGGACGGTGTCCTTACCGTGGAGGCGCCATTACCAGCGATCGGCTCCGGAGAGAAGCTAATCCCGATCGCACATCAGTAA
- the LOC105674241 gene encoding alpha-crystallin A chain isoform X2 produces MADSGIKRNIPIKLGDFSVIDTEFSNIRERFDAEMKKMEDEMSRFRSELMNRESNNFFKSTTSTTTQQSTQNSSSLSPHHDHTWLEGLNSPLIQDEGDNKMLKLRFDVSQYTPEEIVVKTVDNKLLVHAKHEEKTESKSVYREYNREFLLPKGTNPESIKSSLSKDGVLTVEAPLPAIGSGEKLIPIAHQ; encoded by the exons ATGGCCGACAGTGGTATCAAGCGTAACATTCCCATCAAGCTCGGTGATTTCAGCGTGATCGACACCGAATTCTCTAATATACGCGAGCGCTTCGACGCCGAGATGAAAAAGATGGAGGACGAGATGTCGCGGTTTCGCAGCGAATTGATGAACCGCGAGAGCAACAACTTCTTCAAGAGCACCACCAG CACCACCACGCAACAGAGCACTCAGAATAGCAGTTCCTTGAGTCCTCACCATGACCATACCTGGCTGGAAGGCCTCAACAGTCCTCTCATCCAGGACGAGGGTGACAACAAGATGTTGAAGCTGCGCTTCGACGTGTCGCAGTACACGCCCGAGGAGATCGTCGTCAAGACTGTGGACAACAAGCTACTG GTTCACGCTAAACACGAGGAGAAAACGGAAAGCAAATCAGTGTACAGGGAATACAACCGAGAATTCCTGTTGCCGAAAGGAACCAATCCTGAGAGCATCAAGTCTTCCCTGAGTAAGGACGGTGTCCTTACCGTGGAGGCGCCATTACCAGCGATCGGCTCCGGAGAGAAGCTAATCCCGATCGCACATCAGTAA
- the LOC105674225 gene encoding nischarin — MACLLLNQENVNLKIPSADTVDGVTYYCIEVGIASIKWTVKHRYNEFSELHEKLVSEHCVEKDILPPKKLIGNKCEAFVEKRRQSLEIYLNAVYNYLKKAMPRELAIFLDLHVYDIYFLLQSMALEFFTRGDTLLQNSTNYKFNPIQLYAISERLKQPCPSLEVVDKKYDFSHVLDFNSHLTSLMIEGSSEPYKTSNIYSSALSIELSTFKNIQHLTIDRYPMDKIYNMGNLRDTVTMLKVTNTKLRNIVELAMCEEVHKHIENANDSHVWLKVTHLDLSDNRIEVIDEAIKLLPHIECLTLNNNHLSEISNVTLLPRLSQLYLASNNFISLPDDLHTKLGYIVYIDLSQNKLTSLASFSKLYSLEGLDVSCNRIEKIEEVKHIGHLPCLENLRLTGNPVSTIVDYRVKVLEPFGKRAADICLDNEKPNQKELDTVSVHQALRIAREGKSPTFTASDAPLFSAEVPSI, encoded by the exons ATGGCGTGCTTGCTGCTGAATCAAGAGAACGTAAACCTGAAAATACCGTCAGCTGACACAGTCGACGGGGTTACGTATTACTGCATTGAGGTTGGAATCGCGTCCATCAAGTGGACTGTGAAGCACAG ATACAATGAATTCTCGGAGTTGCACGAGAAACTCGTTTCGGAGCACTGCGTCGAGAAGGACATCCTACCGCCAAAGAAACTCATCGGCAACAAGTGCGAAGCTTTCGTGGAGAAGCGCAGACAGAGCTTGGAAATATATCTCAAtgctgtttataattatttgaagaaagcGATGCCTAGAGAATTGGCCATATTTCTAGATCTACATGTATACGACATTTACTTTCTACTGCAAAGTATGGCCTTGGAATTCTTTACAAGAGGTGACACCTTGCTGCAGAATTCCACCAACTACAAATTTAATCCTATACag CTCTATGCGATCAGTGAAAGATTAAAGCAACCGTGCCCATCTTTGGAAGTCgtggataaaaaatatgattttagcCATGTTTTGGATTTCAATTCTCATTTAACTAGTCTTATGATCGAGGGAAGTTCGGAACCTTACAAAACtagtaatatttattcgtCTGCGTTGTCCATCGAATTATCtacctttaaaaatatacaacatcTAACAATCGATCGATATCCCATGGACAAGATCTACAACATGGGGAATCTTCGAGATACCGTGACCATGCTAAAAGTTACGAATACAAAACTCAGAAACATCGTAGAACTGGCCATGTGCGAGGAAGTTCACAAGCATATCGAAAATGCGAATGATTCGCACGTGTGGTTAAAAGTAACGCATTTGGATCTTAGCGATAATCGCATTGAAGTTATCGATGAGGCAATTAAGCTGTTACCGCACATTGAATGCCTGACATTGAACAACAATCATTTGTCCGAAATTTCCAACGTGACATTATTACCGAGACTGTCTCAATTGTATCTAGCgtcgaataattttatcagtCTGCCGGACGACCTTCATACCAAACTCGGATACATTGTATACATCGATCtgtcgcaaaataaattaacgtcTCTCGCCAGTTTCTCAAAGTTGTACTCGTTAGAGGGATTAGACGTGAGCTGCAATCGCATTGAGAAGATCGAAGAGGTGAAACACATAGGTCATTTACCTTGCCTGGAAAACCTGAGACTGACGGGCAATCCGGTGTCGACGATCGTAGACTACCGAGTCAAAGTGTTGGAACCGTTCGGTAAGAGGGCCGCCGATATCTGTTTGGATAACGAAAAGCCGAATCAAAAGGAACTCGACACCGTGTCGGTTCATCAAGCGTTAAGAATTGCGCGAGAAGGTAAATCGCCAACATTCACCGCGTCAGACGCGCCGCTATTTTCCGCCGAAGTTCCGAGTATATAG